AATGTTGCCACTTCTAAATCATGCTGCTCTCCATTAACTAGTAATGTCACTTGGGAATCACCTCTTTTTGAATGGATTGAATAAATGCTTCGCACGTGCCTTTAATATCGGCACTACCAACTACTTCACTAATGACACATACTCTAGAAGCACCTGAATGGAGGACGTCCGAAACATTATGCAATTTGATGCCGCCGATGGCTACAAACGGAATAGATATTTCTGCTGCAACTTCTTTGAGATAGTCAGTTGTTACTGGATCAACAACATCGCTTTTGCTATTTGTAGGAAAGACTGGCCCAGCCCCAATGTAATCAGCACCACGCTGCTCTGCTTCACGCGCTTCTTCGATTCGATGTGTGGAGATACCTATGATCTTATTAGGTCCAACAATCTTCCTTGCTACCTCTAAAGGTAAATCATCCTGACCGAGATGAATGCCATCAGCATCAACGGCTAGCGCAATATCAATGTAATCATTCACAATAAAGGGAACTTCATATTTTTGTGTTAGCTCCTTTAATCTCAAAGCTTTTTCTAGTACAACCTTTTTAGAATTCGTCTTATCACGCAATTGAATAATATCAGCACCACCTTGTATCCCTTGCTCCATTACCTCAACTAGGTCTCGATCAGGGTGGAATTCTTCCCCTGTAATGACGTATAATTTAAAATCCTTCATTATTTACCTCCTCTAATACTTTTAACCTTAAGCCTATGTTAACGAGCTTTGTTGATTTTCGGCTCAATTACGCTCTGTGATAACCAATCGCTTCGAGCTAAAAATCGAGAATCAAGAGTATAAGCTACCACCGTAAACACTTAAAAACGATTAACATAAAACACACTAAAAAACCCCATTCCGCGTAAGGAATGGGGGTAGTAATACGTAATCAATACTGCTACCGACTTCCCTACGCTGGTATCAACCAGATCAGGTTCAAGGGTAAAAGAAATGACGGTTTCTTTTTCTCAGCCTTCCCTTACATGAAGGCACCCCTAGTCTTTGGAATTATGAAATTAAGTTTATTATGACAAAGAAGTGATTAAAAAACAAGCCACTAACCTACATATACAGAGAAGAAAGGAAAATCCCTAATGTATCTTGGTAAATAGTGTTGAAATCAGAAGTAGGCAAAGGACTTTCCCCTTTTCCAATTTCTACGGTAAAACCCGGTCTTCTAAAGTCTTGAATAAACCAATCCTTGTATCCAGCGAAACTATCAACATAGCGAACTGCTCGATAACCGCTCAGTCGCGAAAATTCTCTCACCAAGATTTCTGACTCAGGAGGTTCAAGTCCTTCGAAACCCCAAAAGATCACTTCACCTTGAGAATGAAATGCTAGCGCACGATCAAATTTCTTTCTTCTCGTCAGGTCTGCGATCGCTATTGCTTCTGGCTCTGTAAGCGGTGCTTTTCCCGGGTAATTTCTTGGAGAAGGTTTTGTTGGTTTTCGTTCAGCTTCTATTTCCCATTTAGCAGGATACTGATTGTTTAAATCAACTCCCCTAATGTTCGCCTTCCATCTGTTAAATTGTTCACTTCCATTATTAATTTGATCCGCCAATGAGCGGTAAGGTTCTTCTTCAGGTAATCCATTAATGACAAGATCCACTCCATCTGGGTTTACCATGGGTACAAGAGAGAGAGAAGTCGTTTCATATAGAGATGGGAGGTAAACACCGCTCAATCTCTGACTATTCGTCAATTCACGAGAATAATCATCTACAAATTTCATAATGAGAGTTGAGGTTAACCATTCATTAGCATGAAATGCTCCATTCATATGAACTTTTTTCTTTCCTGTTCCCACTACTAGTTCTGGGATTGGCTTTTCCATGACAGATTCGCCAATGATGGATCGTTTAATAAATGGATAAACAGCAAGTATTTTTCGAATATCATTAACAAGGGTTTGATAATCGTAATTTTGATTTGGGTTAATGAGTGACCACGTTACACGAATCGGTATATTCACTTTTTCTCCTGGTTGTAACGAAAAAGGATTCGAATCGTTTAGCAAAAGAACACCATCTAGGGGTGTTCCGTACCATCCTGCTATTTTCCATAATGTATCTCCTGGCTTAATGGTATAACTTTTCGTGACAAACCCAGGGATCTGAATTTGTTCTCCGACTATAAGTTGATCAGGATTCTCAAGATTATTACTATCTAATATTAATCGAAGTGGAATTTGAAACACTCGGCTATATTTCCAAAGGCTATCCCCACTCTTCACCCTAATTTTCATGTCATACCCTCCCACATTTCATATCCTTCTTACAATGATATGAAATAATGAGTGATGCATATGCTACATAATTAGGACATATTAGCCTTATTGCTCGCCTCAGAAAAAGTTCATTACAATACAAAAACCCCACCTAATATCCAAGGTGGGGTTTGCATCTTTCATGCTATTTTTCTATTTCTGTATTCTCTTGTTGCTCATCATGCTTGCCTAAGAAACGTAGAAGGTCTCCATAAACGATTTTATCTGAGTAGGCAAGATCAGTTTTTGCCTTCTCCATGTATGGTTCACAGGCCGATTTATCCGTTTCTTCTCCTGTTTCTTTGTCATAACAGACATTTTTAGTGTATAGATTATTTTCAGTAATGAAGCTTCCATCGCGAAGGATAGTGAAATTATCCTGTTCTTTTGCAAAAAGATCGTTACCAAATTTAATCATATCCTTCGTATCAATACCAAGCAGGTGCATAATTGTCGGCTTCAAATCAATTTGACCACCGACCTGTTCCATCACTTCCCCTTCTTGGCCAGGAATATGAACAACGAGCGGAACTTTTTGAAGCTCCGTGGATTCAAATGGTGTGATTTCTTTGCCTAAGAATTCTCCCATAGCTTTGTTATGGTTCTCAGAAATTCCATAGTGATCACCGTACATGACGAAGATCGAATCTTCATAAAGTCCTTCTTCTTTCATTCGCTCAAAGAATTTCTTTAGAGCTTCATCTTGATATCGAACCGTAGTGAAATATCTGTTAACAGTTCCATCATCTGAAGTCCACTCTGGAATATATTCATCCTCTGATTCAAGTGTAAAAGGAAAGTGGTTTGTTAATGTAATGTATTTAGCATAGTAAGGTTCCGGTAGCGTTTCTAAATATTTAATGGATTGATCAAAGAAATATTCATCTTTCAATCCCCATCCGATTGAATTATCAGGCGTTACTGTAAAATCATTAATGTCATAGAACTTATCGTATTTAAGGGAGTCATACATAACGTCACGGTTCCAGAAGCTTTTGTTATTCGCATGGAAGACAGCGTTATAGTATCCATTCTCACTTAATATTTCTGGAGATGCATTGTATTCGTTCCCTGAATGGGTAAAGAATACAGCTCCACTTGGAAGTCCATATAATGAATTCTCAAGAATAAATTCGGAGTCAGAAGTTTTACCCTGAGCTGTTTGATGATAGAAATTCGGGAAATAATAACTTTCATCTATAAGATCATTTAAGAAAGGCGTAATTTCTTCTCCATCCACTTCTTCATTCACTACAAAACTCTGTGTGGATTCTAACGATACAAGGATGATGTTTTTCCCTTCAGCTTCACCAAACATTTCAGGATCTGGCTCAACGTGGTTAGCTTTTACATAGTTTTCAATATCTACGATCTCACTGCCATCCGCAAATGCTCGCTGTGCTTTTGCTTTGGACTGAAGAACAGCGTCATAAACGTGGTAGTTATAAGTACCAATATATTTTATGAGCATTTCACGATCAAACGTACGAGTTAAAAGCTGCGGGCGTTCTGTTTCTGCAAGCCCAACATTAACAGCAAAAAGAGCTATAGCGCTAGCAAATACAATAGCAATTTCTTTCTTCTTAACCGTGTACGCCTTCGTTTTTCTTACGAAAAGGAAAACTGCCAGAATAATGATATCTACAAAGAGCAAGAAATCAAAACCGCTTACAAGTTCAGCAATACTATTACCGAGCTCTCCCATATTATTCGTTTGAAACAACAATGGTATTGTTATAAAATCAGTAAATTCACGGTAGTATACGACGTTTGCAAATAGAATAAATGAGCCAATAAAATTAATGACCAGTAGTACTCTGTTGCGATACTTTGGTGAGGCAAATAGGGCAAAACCGAGGAATAGCAATACAGAACTAAGTGGGTTTAGCAGTAATATAAACCCTTCCATTTTATTTTCAGGTTCAATGTTGAAAGCAAATTCGTACACCAAATACGTTTTTAACCACAGCATAAAGGCTACGATTAGGAAAAAAGAATACTTATTTTGTAGCTTTTTCATGTTTTCTTAGTACCTCCTTAGTTGAATATAAGGAAAAGCTACCATTACTTTCTACGACCATACATAATCGCTATGATAGTATGTTTTCGAAATTTAATCAACTAACTTTTGTCCTTATTTTAGTATTTCTTTCACAATTATTTTGATTCTGAGCTTCCTGTCTGTTAGTAATAACGAATGAAATGGACAAAAAGTTTCATTTGGGCAATTTTTTTACAAAAAAAAAGAAAAGATCGAACTTAACTGATCTTTTCTTCCCTTGTTATAGCAGGCTGAAACATGAAAAACCAGGACTATTTCATCAATTTCGTTTTTACGAGCCACGCTCCTCCTATTACGCCAGCATCATTGCCGAGTGTGGCAATTGCAAAATCCGCACCTTCTCTAACTCTTGGCAATGCATATTTTTCAAATTGTTTTTTTAAGGGGGTTAGAAGCGCTTCGCCTGCTTTTGATACGCCCCCACCTATTACAATTTTAGAAGGATTCAAAGAATTAGCCAGGTTCGCAATCGCAAGTCCTAGATGGAAAGATACATTATTCACTACTTCAACAGCATATGGATCCTCGGCTTCAGCGCCTTCAAAAATATCACGAGAAGTAATTTCATTCTTTTCTTGATAAATATGATATAGGACACTGTCCTGATGTGACATAAGTTTTTCCATCGCAATACGAACAACACCAGTCGCTGATGCTACTGTTTCAAGGCAGCCTGTTTTGCCACAATTGCATTGCGCTCCACCATCAGGGATGGATGTAATATGACCTATTTCCCCCGCCATGCCATTCGTTCCATGAATGATTGTTCCATTCGTAATAATGCCTCCGCCTACTCCAGTCCCAAGCGTGACGCATAGCAAATCACGTGCTCCATCACCTGCGCCACGCCACATTTCACCAAGAGCAGCAATGTTCGCATCGTTATCAATAATAACTGGTAACCCTGTTTCAACTTCAAGCTTGTCTTTTAAAGGAAAGTCTCGCCATCCAATGTTTACTGCGTGGTAAATAAATCCTGAATCCATTTCAATGAAACCTGGAGCTCCCATACCGATACCAGAAAACTTCTTTCTGCTAACGTTCATTTCTTCCATCTTATCATCAATAGCACGAGCTATATGAGTTGTGATATGACGACCAGCTTCCGATTTATCAGTAGGAATTTCCCATTTACTAATAATTTCACCATAAAAATCTAGGAATGAAAGCTTGATGGTTGTTCCACCTAAATCAACACCAATGAGCCATTTTTCTTCTTTCATCTTAATCCACCTTTCGCAAGTAACACTTTATTTCAGAGGAAAACCTTTCTTTTCAAGAAATTTCTTCATATACGTTCGAACAGGGGTCGCTAATTTATGTGCCATCATAGAAGTCCATCCTGCTGATCGTTGACCTCCCGTTCGATTCGTGTAATAACCTGAAATAACTTCATCATATTCGTTTAATCCTTCTTTAAATGCATTTGCATCCTGCTCATATTCATCAATATGATAGATGTTATTTAGAGGTAATCGTGGTTTTACATCTGGATCCTGATCGGGATATCCAACACAAAGACCAAATAAAGGAATAACAAATTGAGGAAGATTCAATACTTCACTCACTTTTTCAAGGTCGTTCCGAATGCCACCAATATAGCAAATACCTAGTCCCATTGACTCTGCTGCTATGCTGGCGTTTTGTGCAGCAAGCGCTGCATCTATTAATCCTACCATGAACTTTTCAGTTGTTTGCGTCGTTTCCGTTACATCTGTCCCATGCATTTCAGCTGTTGCGTGGTGACGATTGAAATCTGCACAAAAAACAAAGAAGTGACCATTCTTTTCAACATAACTTTGCCCACCAGCTAATTCAGCAAGCTGCTTTTTCTTTTCTTTGTCTTCCACACCAATGATCGAATAAGCTTGTATGTAGCTTGAAGTTGAAGCGGATTGCGCTGCTTTTACTAACGTATGAATTTGCTCTTCCGTTAATGGCTTATCTTTAAATGCTCTAATTGAGCGGTGAGCAAGCATCGTTTCAATTGTCTGATTCATGTTTTGTCCATCTCCTTGCTAATTTCATTTCTTATGATCATTCTGGCGACGAGGTAATCCTCTTTCTCGAGAATTTTCATATCGTATAACTCTTGGATCTCACCTTCCATTAGTTCAAGATCTCCAAGTCGAGTTCCAGTATAAACAATCATGCCATATTGCTTTAAAAGCTGCTGTATATCATAAAATGTTTTCATTTTCTTCACCATTGTTCATTATAGCAATCCCTAGCGCCAAAAAAAATAATTACGCACAAAAAGACCACATTCCCGTTTAAGAAATGTGGTCTCTGCTTTACATTTGTAAATAAGCCATTGCTAATAGTCTATATTAACGATCTGGATCTTTAGGATGTAATACCGTAGGCCTGCGATTTTTAAGTGGCATAGGTGATCTGAAAATAACATCTCGAAATGCTCGATAAGAAAACGGGATAAACGGCCATAGATAAGGAATATGAAACGATTTTGTACGAATTAAAAGCATTATCCAGAGTGTAAATCCTCCAACAAATCCAACTACGCCAAAAGCTGCGGTCAAAACGAGCAGTAAGAGACGAAAAAGTCGATTGGCAAGACTTAATTCATAGGATGGTGTTGCGAATGTCCCCATTGCTGCAAGGGCCAAATATAAAATGACCTCATTAATAAACAGTCCTACCTCTACTGCTACTTGTCCAATCAAGATGGCTGATACAAGACCAAGCGCAGTCGCAAGGGAGGTTGGAGTATGAATGGTTGCCATCCTGAGTATATCAATCCCTATTTCTATAAGAAAAAATTGAACGAACAGAGGCAATGTTCCGTTTT
The sequence above is drawn from the Pseudalkalibacillus hwajinpoensis genome and encodes:
- the thiE gene encoding thiamine phosphate synthase, which produces MKDFKLYVITGEEFHPDRDLVEVMEQGIQGGADIIQLRDKTNSKKVVLEKALRLKELTQKYEVPFIVNDYIDIALAVDADGIHLGQDDLPLEVARKIVGPNKIIGISTHRIEEAREAEQRGADYIGAGPVFPTNSKSDVVDPVTTDYLKEVAAEISIPFVAIGGIKLHNVSDVLHSGASRVCVISEVVGSADIKGTCEAFIQSIQKEVIPK
- a CDS encoding YqgQ family protein, which gives rise to MKTFYDIQQLLKQYGMIVYTGTRLGDLELMEGEIQELYDMKILEKEDYLVARMIIRNEISKEMDKT
- a CDS encoding LTA synthase family protein — its product is MKKLQNKYSFFLIVAFMLWLKTYLVYEFAFNIEPENKMEGFILLLNPLSSVLLFLGFALFASPKYRNRVLLVINFIGSFILFANVVYYREFTDFITIPLLFQTNNMGELGNSIAELVSGFDFLLFVDIIILAVFLFVRKTKAYTVKKKEIAIVFASAIALFAVNVGLAETERPQLLTRTFDREMLIKYIGTYNYHVYDAVLQSKAKAQRAFADGSEIVDIENYVKANHVEPDPEMFGEAEGKNIILVSLESTQSFVVNEEVDGEEITPFLNDLIDESYYFPNFYHQTAQGKTSDSEFILENSLYGLPSGAVFFTHSGNEYNASPEILSENGYYNAVFHANNKSFWNRDVMYDSLKYDKFYDINDFTVTPDNSIGWGLKDEYFFDQSIKYLETLPEPYYAKYITLTNHFPFTLESEDEYIPEWTSDDGTVNRYFTTVRYQDEALKKFFERMKEEGLYEDSIFVMYGDHYGISENHNKAMGEFLGKEITPFESTELQKVPLVVHIPGQEGEVMEQVGGQIDLKPTIMHLLGIDTKDMIKFGNDLFAKEQDNFTILRDGSFITENNLYTKNVCYDKETGEETDKSACEPYMEKAKTDLAYSDKIVYGDLLRFLGKHDEQQENTEIEK
- the nfsA gene encoding oxygen-insensitive NADPH nitroreductase — encoded protein: MNQTIETMLAHRSIRAFKDKPLTEEQIHTLVKAAQSASTSSYIQAYSIIGVEDKEKKKQLAELAGGQSYVEKNGHFFVFCADFNRHHATAEMHGTDVTETTQTTEKFMVGLIDAALAAQNASIAAESMGLGICYIGGIRNDLEKVSEVLNLPQFVIPLFGLCVGYPDQDPDVKPRLPLNNIYHIDEYEQDANAFKEGLNEYDEVISGYYTNRTGGQRSAGWTSMMAHKLATPVRTYMKKFLEKKGFPLK
- a CDS encoding ROK family glucokinase, with amino-acid sequence MKEEKWLIGVDLGGTTIKLSFLDFYGEIISKWEIPTDKSEAGRHITTHIARAIDDKMEEMNVSRKKFSGIGMGAPGFIEMDSGFIYHAVNIGWRDFPLKDKLEVETGLPVIIDNDANIAALGEMWRGAGDGARDLLCVTLGTGVGGGIITNGTIIHGTNGMAGEIGHITSIPDGGAQCNCGKTGCLETVASATGVVRIAMEKLMSHQDSVLYHIYQEKNEITSRDIFEGAEAEDPYAVEVVNNVSFHLGLAIANLANSLNPSKIVIGGGVSKAGEALLTPLKKQFEKYALPRVREGADFAIATLGNDAGVIGGAWLVKTKLMK
- a CDS encoding M14 family metallopeptidase — encoded protein: MKIRVKSGDSLWKYSRVFQIPLRLILDSNNLENPDQLIVGEQIQIPGFVTKSYTIKPGDTLWKIAGWYGTPLDGVLLLNDSNPFSLQPGEKVNIPIRVTWSLINPNQNYDYQTLVNDIRKILAVYPFIKRSIIGESVMEKPIPELVVGTGKKKVHMNGAFHANEWLTSTLIMKFVDDYSRELTNSQRLSGVYLPSLYETTSLSLVPMVNPDGVDLVINGLPEEEPYRSLADQINNGSEQFNRWKANIRGVDLNNQYPAKWEIEAERKPTKPSPRNYPGKAPLTEPEAIAIADLTRRKKFDRALAFHSQGEVIFWGFEGLEPPESEILVREFSRLSGYRAVRYVDSFAGYKDWFIQDFRRPGFTVEIGKGESPLPTSDFNTIYQDTLGIFLSSLYM